A single region of the Caballeronia insecticola genome encodes:
- a CDS encoding NHL repeat-containing protein, whose protein sequence is MKRRLTAAFAMTMFLAACGSVAPVSTALKVPLSVPFAGTPNGVAVRDSDGAVFVTDDRTNGIVTTSHIGDDDAPAFSPYARIPAAEGERAGLSQIAFAPNGHLLVERFGFGSASAVFDVAPSGQVLLAADTHAARRRLGLLVIDGGTFLSSWFAKEGSAPAAGGVSVITRGTAPGQVTERDIVTGLGKPVGLATVGDTLYISDQAANRIYKVDLQAARAANAPLAASDVFATVDAPDLMAASPDGTLYTKCGAHAVCSISTRGRPTVIAADLDAPRGVAVDVARKRLVVVDRSSTPGKPSALRVLPIR, encoded by the coding sequence ATGAAGCGACGGCTGACGGCGGCGTTCGCCATGACGATGTTCCTCGCGGCGTGCGGCTCCGTCGCGCCGGTTTCGACCGCGCTGAAAGTGCCGCTGAGCGTGCCGTTCGCGGGCACGCCGAACGGTGTCGCGGTGCGCGATTCGGACGGCGCGGTGTTCGTGACCGACGATCGCACGAACGGCATCGTGACGACATCGCATATCGGCGACGACGATGCACCCGCGTTCTCGCCGTACGCGCGCATTCCGGCAGCCGAGGGCGAGCGCGCGGGCCTGAGCCAGATTGCGTTCGCGCCGAACGGGCATTTGCTCGTCGAGCGCTTCGGCTTCGGCTCGGCGAGCGCGGTGTTCGATGTCGCGCCGAGCGGGCAAGTCTTGCTCGCCGCCGACACGCATGCCGCGCGCAGGCGTCTGGGCCTCCTCGTGATCGATGGCGGCACATTCCTGTCGAGCTGGTTTGCGAAAGAGGGCAGCGCGCCGGCCGCGGGCGGCGTAAGCGTAATCACGCGCGGCACTGCGCCGGGGCAAGTGACGGAGCGGGATATCGTGACCGGATTGGGCAAGCCGGTCGGTCTCGCGACGGTCGGCGACACGCTCTACATCAGCGATCAGGCCGCGAACCGCATCTACAAGGTGGATCTGCAGGCGGCGCGCGCCGCGAACGCGCCGCTTGCCGCAAGCGACGTGTTCGCGACCGTCGATGCGCCCGATCTGATGGCCGCATCGCCCGACGGCACGCTCTATACGAAATGCGGCGCGCACGCCGTGTGCAGCATCTCGACGCGCGGCCGTCCGACTGTCATCGCCGCCGATCTCGACGCGCCGCGCGGCGTCGCGGTGGATGTCGCGAGAAAGCGTCTCGTTGTGGTGGATCGGTCAAGCACGCCCGGCAAGCCGAGCGCGCTGCGCGTCCTGCCGATCCGATAA
- a CDS encoding molybdopterin-dependent oxidoreductase has protein sequence MELAHSIPVRSALLDGPVVEIGGAVERPLTLDLAALREFARASIEPFDLVCFSTGRYIRPMGSYRGVQVRVLLDAAGVRRPGNTDFKRTVFLAQAHDGYAVTFSWHELFNTAIGAQVIVAYECEDRELGVEDGLPVLVSGADTVHAPRHMKRLVRVDAHILGQPHR, from the coding sequence ATGGAACTTGCGCATTCGATTCCCGTTCGCAGCGCCTTGCTTGACGGACCTGTCGTCGAGATCGGCGGCGCGGTCGAACGGCCGCTCACGCTCGATCTTGCCGCATTGCGCGAATTCGCGCGCGCGAGCATCGAGCCGTTCGATCTCGTGTGTTTTTCGACGGGACGCTATATCCGTCCGATGGGCAGCTATCGAGGCGTACAAGTGCGCGTGCTGCTCGACGCCGCCGGCGTGCGCCGCCCCGGCAACACGGATTTCAAGCGCACCGTGTTTCTTGCGCAAGCGCACGACGGCTACGCCGTGACGTTTTCGTGGCACGAGCTGTTCAATACGGCGATCGGCGCGCAGGTGATCGTGGCGTACGAGTGCGAGGATCGCGAACTGGGCGTGGAAGACGGGCTGCCGGTGCTCGTCTCCGGCGCGGACACGGTGCACGCGCCGCGTCACATGAAGCGCCTCGTTCGCGTCGATGCACACATTCTCGGACAGCCACATCGATGA
- a CDS encoding nitrogen fixation protein NifQ, whose protein sequence is MNASARVLLAHAADPAAPALDTMLFARLVGARMESHDLHWLGLDGAELAALTHRHFPGATLGPVPVALVPDAHRVFVRALHGLLMWHDRTATRHREDAHCLATIIAAASLRPDHLWRDLGLAGRDDVTEMLTRHYPELVARNVANLRWKKFLAQEVAHAQGVAPTCAPGCPGCEDYAFCYPDNR, encoded by the coding sequence ATGAACGCGTCCGCGCGTGTGCTGCTCGCCCACGCTGCCGATCCCGCCGCTCCCGCTCTAGATACCATGCTGTTCGCGCGGCTCGTCGGGGCACGCATGGAATCGCATGATCTGCATTGGCTCGGCCTCGACGGCGCCGAACTGGCCGCGCTGACGCACCGGCATTTTCCCGGCGCGACGCTCGGGCCGGTGCCGGTCGCGCTCGTTCCGGATGCACATCGGGTGTTCGTGCGTGCGCTGCACGGACTTCTGATGTGGCACGACCGAACGGCCACGCGGCATCGCGAAGATGCGCATTGTCTCGCGACGATCATCGCCGCGGCGTCGCTGCGGCCCGATCATCTGTGGCGCGATCTTGGTCTCGCCGGCCGCGACGACGTCACCGAGATGCTCACGCGTCACTATCCCGAACTCGTGGCGCGCAACGTCGCGAATCTGCGCTGGAAGAAGTTTCTCGCGCAGGAAGTCGCGCACGCGCAAGGCGTCGCGCCGACCTGCGCGCCGGGCTGTCCCGGCTGCGAGGATTACGCGTTTTGCTATCCGGACAACCGATAA
- a CDS encoding winged helix-turn-helix domain-containing protein, translated as MATTLKSKDSAKDTNTANQPADVRFRMRIMKGETIALGPGKVALLEAVREHGSISAAARSLDMSYRRAWLLIDETNRSLKSPATVSEQGGQSGGGCVLTEVGESIVQLYRDIEAQAEAACAGQIASLTKLLKP; from the coding sequence ATGGCGACGACCCTCAAATCCAAGGACAGCGCAAAGGACACGAACACGGCGAATCAGCCGGCCGACGTGCGCTTTCGCATGCGCATCATGAAAGGCGAGACTATCGCGCTCGGTCCGGGCAAGGTCGCGCTGCTCGAAGCGGTGCGCGAACACGGCTCGATCTCGGCGGCGGCGCGCAGCCTCGATATGTCGTATCGGCGCGCGTGGCTGCTCATCGACGAAACCAATCGCTCGCTCAAGTCGCCCGCAACCGTCTCCGAACAGGGCGGACAAAGCGGCGGCGGCTGCGTGCTGACTGAAGTCGGCGAGAGCATCGTCCAGCTTTATCGCGATATCGAAGCGCAGGCCGAAGCCGCTTGCGCCGGGCAGATCGCATCGCTTACCAAGCTGCTCAAACCTTAA